In Halalkalicoccus sp. CG83, a single genomic region encodes these proteins:
- a CDS encoding CBS domain-containing protein, whose amino-acid sequence MSTPLETISKGATVMEAAKIMRENDIKALVVTSSPPSIITSTDILDAIASGQNPSELNVSEVMTTSVETVSPDLFLEEIAAMMTSLGINHLPVVDIYDDYIGMVSSTDVTAQLS is encoded by the coding sequence ATGTCGACGCCCCTTGAGACGATATCGAAGGGGGCCACAGTCATGGAAGCCGCGAAAATCATGCGTGAAAACGATATCAAGGCGCTGGTCGTCACGAGCAGTCCACCGTCAATCATTACCAGTACTGATATCCTTGACGCCATTGCTTCTGGCCAGAATCCTTCAGAACTCAACGTTTCTGAGGTGATGACGACATCTGTTGAAACCGTTTCGCCGGATCTTTTTCTTGAAGAGATCGCCGCAATGATGACGAGTCTCGGTATTAACCACCTCCCTGTCGTCGACATTTACGACGACTATATTGGGATGGTTTCGTCGACTGACGTCACTGCGCAGCTCTCGTGA
- a CDS encoding PIN domain-containing protein, with protein sequence MRTCVRTSVYCPDTNFLIDYLDEDRPASEGAKALLEANPNREYRIPSVALFEVSRGGARLRGAAGVADLIEQLSWADPLPLTLLSAREAALIDGELEKFGQKINLGDVLIAGTVREASGTIVTRDSHFEHVEGLDVRRY encoded by the coding sequence ATGAGGACCTGCGTGAGGACGAGCGTGTACTGTCCTGATACGAACTTTCTTATCGATTACCTCGACGAGGACAGGCCGGCTTCTGAGGGCGCGAAAGCTCTCCTCGAAGCGAATCCTAATCGAGAGTACCGTATCCCGTCGGTCGCCTTGTTCGAGGTCTCACGTGGCGGTGCTCGTCTTCGTGGCGCGGCTGGTGTCGCCGACCTGATCGAGCAACTCAGTTGGGCTGACCCTCTCCCTCTTACTCTCCTGTCGGCTCGCGAGGCCGCACTTATCGACGGCGAACTCGAAAAATTCGGTCAGAAGATCAACCTCGGAGACGTCCTGATCGCTGGGACAGTTCGCGAGGCGAGCGGGACGATCGTTACCCGTGACAGCCACTTCGAGCACGTCGAAGGACTCGACGTTCGACGCTATTAG
- a CDS encoding DMT family transporter: MSGHGNWRHLDSERAGLVLVFISAIGFGTLGIFGIYAQRANLSIPTVLVFRFVFATIVVWAFLAWRGRLTLLQGRALLIALGLGAFGYATQSGLYFVGLEFMTAGMVAIVLYTYPVFVVILAVTLIGERVSRPMLVALCFALGGIALVTGANPAGASLVGVLVVLGAALAYAVYITFSRAMLMTIDPMVLTAYVLPAAGTSFIVIGTASGDLMLPQTLSAWTILLCIGVFATAIPVVAFFTGLKQIGASRAGIISTAEPPVTVALGAVLFAEPVTAATVIGGVLILIGVIVLERK, from the coding sequence ATGAGCGGCCACGGCAACTGGCGTCATCTTGATTCCGAACGGGCGGGACTCGTGTTGGTATTTATTTCGGCTATAGGGTTCGGTACGCTCGGCATTTTCGGTATCTACGCCCAACGTGCAAATCTCTCGATTCCAACTGTGCTCGTCTTCCGGTTCGTGTTCGCGACGATCGTCGTATGGGCGTTCCTCGCGTGGAGAGGCCGATTAACACTCCTTCAAGGGCGAGCACTGCTGATTGCACTCGGACTCGGAGCGTTCGGCTACGCGACACAGAGCGGACTCTACTTCGTCGGATTGGAATTTATGACCGCAGGAATGGTCGCCATCGTTCTCTATACGTATCCTGTCTTTGTCGTCATTCTAGCAGTTACCCTGATTGGGGAACGGGTGAGCCGACCGATGCTGGTAGCACTCTGCTTCGCTCTCGGCGGTATCGCACTCGTTACCGGGGCAAATCCTGCGGGTGCATCGCTTGTGGGCGTACTCGTTGTTCTCGGCGCTGCGCTTGCGTACGCCGTTTACATCACGTTCTCGCGAGCGATGCTCATGACGATTGATCCGATGGTCCTGACTGCGTACGTGCTACCGGCTGCTGGCACGTCGTTCATCGTCATCGGCACCGCAAGCGGGGATCTAATGCTTCCCCAGACTCTGTCTGCATGGACGATCCTCCTCTGTATCGGAGTCTTTGCGACTGCGATTCCAGTCGTCGCGTTCTTTACCGGACTCAAGCAGATCGGCGCCAGCCGAGCTGGGATCATAAGCACTGCTGAACCCCCTGTCACAGTTGCGCTCGGTGCAGTACTATTCGCCGAACCAGTCACGGCGGCAACGGTTATCGGTGGTGTTCTCATCCTAATTGGTGTCATTGTACTCGAACGAAAATGA
- a CDS encoding helix-turn-helix domain-containing protein — MAKPGPSPRVTLEDVLEEFRLREDPHEPLTAPEIAEALSCSRTTALNKLHELADQGMVVSKKVGSRSRVWWIPSSDSKERDLLKGYGSWTGTDLSAAVEETREQLDEDLREDERVLS, encoded by the coding sequence ATGGCAAAGCCAGGTCCCTCACCACGGGTGACGCTTGAGGACGTCCTCGAGGAGTTCCGTTTACGAGAGGATCCCCATGAGCCACTAACCGCTCCTGAGATCGCCGAGGCACTCAGCTGTTCGCGGACGACCGCCCTCAACAAACTCCACGAACTTGCCGACCAGGGAATGGTCGTCTCGAAGAAAGTTGGTAGCCGATCACGAGTCTGGTGGATCCCCTCGTCCGATTCCAAAGAGCGAGACCTACTGAAAGGCTACGGCTCCTGGACAGGAACCGACCTTTCGGCGGCTGTTGAGGAGACGCGAGAACAGCTAGATGAGGACCTGCGTGAGGACGAGCGTGTACTGTCCTGA
- a CDS encoding TRAM domain-containing protein, protein MDLSDDLLCLFSGEIDSRDGSYAIEIPEREVELGELEPGVSYRIALVPQTRMQTDWDTNADEEVTRVTTESTPPVTEGDHRTVEIETIGDQGDGIARVERGYVVIVPDTDPHERVEIEITSVAETVAFAEVVERCEYQE, encoded by the coding sequence ATGGATCTCTCAGATGACCTCCTGTGTTTGTTTAGTGGTGAAATCGATTCCCGTGACGGCTCCTACGCAATCGAGATTCCCGAACGCGAGGTAGAACTCGGCGAACTCGAGCCGGGCGTTTCGTATCGCATCGCTCTTGTTCCGCAAACCCGGATGCAGACCGACTGGGATACTAACGCCGATGAAGAAGTGACTCGAGTGACTACGGAGTCTACCCCGCCAGTTACGGAGGGTGATCACCGGACCGTCGAGATCGAGACGATCGGCGACCAGGGTGATGGGATCGCCCGAGTCGAACGAGGATATGTGGTCATCGTTCCCGATACCGACCCGCACGAACGCGTCGAGATCGAAATCACGAGCGTAGCGGAAACCGTAGCCTTCGCTGAAGTCGTCGAACGCTGCGAGTACCAAGAGTAG
- a CDS encoding type B DNA-directed DNA polymerase, with protein sequence MVYKIDFLEDVYEWSITPDGASYERVTDYTPTIYVTYDGRADDGPPDLRERLEDYPTVVSMGTERWRRGFRHEHEPVLRIDVRGLDAVRSLASRIRRLGQPGEYKLYNVDLSREFRYCLERGCDPTPTRVPSALSIDVEPPALADPPITEITIDEETVTGSPAAVLYAIQRRLRQRDPDVLVLSSGELIPRLSEMADQHNVNLRLGRRSGWQRLAGRSTYESYGSVGHSPARYNVPGRVIIDRSNTFFHSQSGLDGCLDMVRRSGKPLQELGWASIGNVLTAIQIREARDREVLVPWNSWRHEFFKQLSTLHDADRGGYTFAPEVGFHEDVHELDFSSLYPNIICQFNVSPETIRCDCHADRADVPGVGYSVCDDRGYLPDVLQPLIDARDAMKQEIREIDDPERIAALKSRSNAIKWILVSCFGYQGFSNAKFGRIECHEAINAYAREILLDTKETFEANGWHLLHGIVDSLWVTAIDDQEQTPLEELAGTITKQVGIRLEYESAFEWLALVPLRDGDEGALTKYFGKVAREDTEHEPAYKYRGLECRQRSTPDWIMSAQQELIETLDQYRSPTAVCTRLQRQLAELRSGQVDPQALAIDNRASKHVEEYTYATRTVAALKRARDGGLDLQPGQNVSYVVIDDSKRSRDRVQLAHESPERYDAEFYADLLIRAAESVCSPLGWRRADIETYLSEHRDSTLAAFHP encoded by the coding sequence ATGGTCTATAAGATCGACTTCCTCGAGGATGTCTATGAGTGGTCGATCACTCCCGACGGTGCTAGCTACGAGCGAGTGACCGACTACACGCCGACGATTTACGTGACGTATGATGGTCGAGCGGACGATGGACCTCCCGATCTTCGAGAACGCCTTGAGGACTATCCGACAGTGGTTTCGATGGGAACCGAACGCTGGCGTCGGGGCTTTCGCCACGAGCATGAACCCGTCCTTCGGATCGATGTCAGAGGGCTTGATGCTGTCCGCTCGCTTGCCTCCAGGATTCGTCGGCTCGGCCAGCCGGGTGAGTACAAACTCTACAACGTGGACCTCTCACGGGAGTTTCGCTACTGCTTAGAACGTGGCTGTGATCCCACACCGACCCGTGTCCCCTCGGCGCTCTCGATCGATGTTGAACCACCCGCACTCGCGGACCCACCGATCACTGAGATCACGATCGATGAGGAGACCGTGACGGGCTCACCGGCGGCAGTACTGTACGCGATTCAGCGACGACTTCGGCAGCGTGACCCGGATGTTCTGGTACTCTCCTCGGGTGAGCTCATTCCGAGACTCTCTGAAATGGCCGACCAGCACAATGTCAACCTCCGGCTCGGACGACGGTCGGGCTGGCAGCGACTTGCTGGGCGTTCGACCTACGAGAGTTATGGCAGTGTTGGGCACTCCCCGGCTCGATATAACGTTCCGGGCCGGGTGATTATCGATCGCTCGAACACGTTCTTTCACTCCCAGTCAGGGTTGGATGGCTGTCTGGATATGGTCCGTCGGTCGGGGAAACCACTCCAGGAACTCGGGTGGGCGTCGATCGGAAACGTTCTGACCGCGATTCAGATTCGGGAAGCTCGAGATCGGGAAGTGTTAGTGCCGTGGAACTCGTGGCGCCACGAGTTTTTCAAGCAACTCTCGACGTTACACGATGCCGACCGAGGCGGGTACACGTTTGCCCCGGAGGTCGGCTTTCACGAGGACGTCCATGAGCTCGATTTCTCTTCGTTGTACCCGAACATCATCTGCCAGTTCAACGTGAGCCCTGAGACGATCCGGTGTGACTGTCACGCCGATCGAGCAGACGTGCCCGGCGTGGGGTATTCCGTTTGTGATGACCGTGGGTATCTCCCGGATGTGTTACAGCCGTTGATCGACGCCCGTGATGCGATGAAACAAGAGATTCGAGAGATCGACGATCCGGAGCGAATAGCGGCGTTGAAATCCCGATCAAACGCAATCAAGTGGATTCTGGTGAGCTGTTTCGGTTATCAGGGATTCAGTAACGCGAAGTTCGGTCGCATCGAGTGTCACGAAGCGATCAACGCTTATGCTCGCGAGATTCTGCTCGACACCAAAGAGACGTTCGAGGCGAACGGGTGGCATCTCTTGCATGGAATCGTCGATAGCCTCTGGGTGACTGCGATTGACGACCAGGAACAAACACCGCTCGAAGAGCTTGCGGGGACGATTACGAAGCAGGTGGGAATCCGTCTCGAATACGAATCGGCCTTCGAATGGCTTGCACTCGTTCCGTTGCGTGATGGCGATGAGGGTGCACTCACGAAGTACTTCGGCAAAGTAGCTCGTGAGGACACCGAGCACGAGCCGGCGTACAAGTACCGCGGCCTCGAGTGTCGTCAGCGTTCGACCCCAGACTGGATCATGAGTGCCCAACAGGAATTAATCGAGACGTTGGATCAGTACCGTTCACCAACTGCCGTCTGTACACGTCTCCAACGACAGCTCGCGGAACTTCGCTCCGGGCAGGTCGATCCACAGGCGCTTGCAATTGACAACCGTGCTTCGAAGCACGTCGAGGAGTATACGTACGCTACACGAACGGTCGCCGCGCTCAAGCGGGCCCGAGATGGTGGACTCGATCTGCAACCCGGGCAGAACGTTTCATACGTAGTGATCGACGACTCGAAGCGCTCCCGGGATCGTGTCCAACTCGCTCATGAATCGCCCGAACGGTACGACGCCGAATTTTATGCTGACCTGTTGATCCGCGCTGCCGAAAGCGTCTGCTCACCGCTTGGATGGCGACGGGCGGATATCGAGACGTACCTTTCGGAGCATCGAGATAGCACATTAGCTGCCTTTCATCCGTAG
- a CDS encoding ParA family protein, whose product MLTYTPVSEAGGVGKTTTAATLAVSHARAGHDVLAIDMDTQNGSLTYLFGPDYNRGDPQSDNLVRHLVGRPKGDFQDLTYEVEHGVDLIPSHNMLEDIHEFLLNEKNQAEKLGESYSMYHQLHRVLQEANVRENYDVIIVDSAGKAGPILYNALVAVRNVVIPFEATAKGQESIEGLDDLVDGLEESIDVDVGVLAVVPIGYKDTRDQREILDELRKSGFAVPVVIGERGSLMEGCWKQQCSPYTYVEKHRDRKRDYELDTLEQFDELARHLEQEAELKAPEVTA is encoded by the coding sequence ATGCTGACCTACACCCCGGTCTCAGAGGCAGGCGGAGTCGGCAAAACGACAACTGCGGCGACTCTGGCCGTAAGTCACGCGCGAGCAGGGCACGACGTACTGGCGATCGACATGGATACCCAAAATGGAAGTCTCACGTACCTTTTCGGCCCTGATTACAACCGAGGAGATCCTCAGAGCGATAACTTAGTTCGACACCTGGTTGGTCGACCGAAGGGAGACTTTCAGGATCTCACCTATGAAGTTGAGCATGGCGTTGATCTCATCCCGTCTCATAATATGTTGGAAGACATTCACGAGTTCCTCCTGAACGAAAAGAACCAGGCCGAGAAGCTAGGTGAATCGTACAGCATGTATCATCAGCTCCATCGTGTCCTTCAGGAAGCGAACGTTCGTGAGAACTACGACGTCATTATCGTCGATTCGGCCGGCAAAGCCGGCCCGATCCTCTACAACGCGCTAGTTGCCGTTCGTAACGTCGTGATCCCGTTTGAGGCGACAGCAAAAGGCCAAGAGTCCATTGAAGGCCTCGACGACCTGGTTGACGGACTCGAGGAAAGCATCGACGTCGATGTCGGCGTTCTCGCCGTCGTTCCAATCGGATACAAAGACACGCGCGATCAGCGGGAAATTCTCGATGAGCTACGTAAGAGTGGGTTTGCAGTACCAGTCGTCATTGGCGAACGCGGATCGTTAATGGAGGGTTGCTGGAAGCAGCAGTGTAGTCCCTACACCTACGTTGAGAAACACCGAGATCGGAAACGAGACTACGAGCTCGATACGCTCGAGCAGTTCGACGAACTTGCTCGCCACTTAGAACAGGAAGCAGAACTCAAAGCGCCGGAGGTGACCGCATAA
- a CDS encoding DUF6788 family protein, with product MPPTAPPSLPNYLADGLPKQDDEILEDARTYIDELLAAREQRRSEPVTEDELPDEAKLLKAESSGAVYLEYRTCGDESCSCMSGGAKHGPYKYRAYRDGDTVRREYLGKATGSDTN from the coding sequence ATGCCACCGACTGCACCTCCCTCGCTTCCGAACTACCTCGCTGACGGGCTCCCCAAACAAGACGACGAGATTCTTGAGGATGCACGTACGTATATCGACGAGTTGCTTGCAGCTCGCGAACAGCGTCGCAGCGAGCCAGTTACCGAAGACGAACTACCGGACGAAGCCAAACTCCTTAAGGCCGAATCAAGTGGCGCCGTCTATCTCGAATACCGAACTTGTGGTGATGAGAGCTGTTCGTGTATGAGCGGTGGCGCAAAACACGGCCCGTACAAGTACCGAGCGTACCGCGATGGAGACACGGTTCGACGGGAGTATTTGGGGAAAGCAACCGGTAGCGACACTAACTGA
- a CDS encoding DUF7563 family protein, which produces MAHCDDCGQHVTADFHRVFADNDGVLYGCPACLSATAIKDGKATGL; this is translated from the coding sequence ATGGCTCACTGTGACGACTGTGGCCAACACGTGACCGCAGATTTCCACCGCGTCTTCGCCGACAATGACGGCGTTCTCTACGGTTGTCCAGCCTGTCTGAGTGCAACAGCAATCAAGGATGGAAAAGCGACTGGCCTCTAA
- a CDS encoding Cdc6/Cdc18 family protein: protein MSGSKSFFGDPDPIFADKELLRVSHLPEGDRIIGRDDELRSLAKAIKDAQRGGTPNNVLIYGKTGTGKSLCSKYITRDLADAAAENGVKVAIAYVDCFQESTETQTVRTIAESLNDPEETETTVPHSGVSTSDYYRRLWKILDARLDVGIIILDEIDKLEDDNVLMQLSRAAEAGKVDDSTLGIIGISNKIRYKETLNERVKSSLSERDFVFPPYDASQLQAILQSRADAFREDVLNEDVIPKVAALAAREHGDARKAIDILRYAGEIADEHGDDTVSIEYVDEAHDREEQARLSELISKQPTHSKYLMLALALRMQESSEDEPMIPSKQIHSAYQIVCEREGAEPLKMRRVRDLLSELAFLSLIEQERKGRGKGKGAHTVNELVDDPEIVVEACQSA, encoded by the coding sequence ATGAGTGGATCGAAATCATTCTTTGGCGATCCTGATCCGATCTTCGCCGACAAGGAGCTCCTCCGCGTTAGTCACCTTCCTGAAGGTGACCGAATCATTGGTCGGGACGACGAACTCCGAAGTCTCGCTAAGGCGATCAAGGATGCACAACGGGGCGGAACACCGAACAACGTTCTAATTTATGGGAAGACGGGAACCGGGAAGAGCCTCTGTTCAAAGTATATCACACGTGATCTCGCTGATGCCGCCGCCGAAAACGGTGTGAAAGTCGCCATCGCGTACGTTGATTGTTTTCAAGAGTCGACTGAGACACAGACAGTTCGGACCATCGCCGAATCGCTTAACGATCCCGAGGAGACGGAGACGACCGTTCCACACTCCGGAGTGAGTACCTCTGATTACTACCGGCGGCTCTGGAAAATTCTCGATGCTCGCCTCGATGTGGGAATTATCATTCTTGACGAAATCGATAAACTCGAAGATGATAACGTTCTGATGCAGCTTTCGCGTGCAGCAGAGGCGGGCAAAGTCGATGATTCCACGCTCGGGATTATCGGCATCAGCAACAAGATTCGCTACAAGGAGACATTGAACGAACGCGTAAAATCGAGCCTTTCCGAGCGTGACTTCGTGTTCCCTCCCTACGATGCTTCCCAACTCCAGGCGATCCTCCAGTCGCGTGCGGACGCATTCCGTGAAGACGTCCTTAATGAAGACGTGATCCCAAAGGTCGCAGCACTTGCTGCTCGCGAACATGGTGATGCTCGCAAAGCAATCGATATTCTTCGCTACGCTGGTGAGATCGCTGACGAACACGGTGACGATACCGTCAGTATCGAGTACGTTGATGAGGCGCATGACCGTGAAGAACAGGCTCGACTTTCGGAGCTCATCTCAAAACAGCCGACACACTCGAAGTACCTAATGCTGGCACTTGCCCTTCGAATGCAGGAATCCTCCGAGGATGAACCGATGATCCCCTCGAAACAAATTCATTCTGCCTACCAAATCGTCTGTGAACGTGAAGGTGCTGAACCGCTGAAGATGCGCCGAGTTCGCGATCTCCTCTCCGAACTTGCATTTCTCTCGCTTATTGAACAAGAGCGAAAGGGACGAGGCAAAGGAAAGGGTGCTCACACTGTAAACGAGCTCGTCGATGATCCGGAGATCGTTGTTGAGGCTTGCCAATCTGCTTGA
- a CDS encoding Cdc6/Cdc18 family protein, protein MITDARVFQDTFVPEEVVHRNTELTHLSGVLAPVLHGEPAETAAIFGPTGVGKTCCARYAVEQLRENSFNVRTQYVNCWQDYNRYRVLYRLLEGLDRTLDIHRQSTPRDVLYDRIREANDDPYVVVLDEVDQLEEKDVLYDLYTLSHISLILIANDEQEFYSNLGDRLYSRLTGSERVQFDPYSLDEIVAILDARANSGLANGVVSPAQMELIADRAAGDARVAIGILRTAARKAHRDGTGCLTTEIIEAAVPDTRSELRQKTIEQLSHDQQMLYEIIEEHGETTPGTLYEAYEQRCDDPKSRRSVRNYLGKMEHYHLIDAEGEKRARVYRLSESAFGAQNS, encoded by the coding sequence GTGATCACGGACGCTCGAGTGTTTCAAGATACGTTCGTCCCTGAAGAGGTCGTTCACCGCAATACGGAACTCACACACCTCTCCGGGGTCCTTGCGCCTGTTCTGCATGGAGAGCCTGCTGAAACGGCCGCTATTTTCGGACCGACGGGTGTCGGGAAAACCTGCTGTGCTCGCTACGCTGTCGAACAGCTTCGCGAGAACTCATTCAACGTTCGGACTCAGTACGTCAACTGCTGGCAGGACTACAACCGATATCGGGTGCTCTATCGGCTTCTCGAAGGACTCGATCGAACGCTCGACATCCATCGGCAATCAACGCCCCGCGATGTTCTCTATGATCGCATTCGCGAGGCGAACGACGATCCCTACGTCGTCGTCCTTGATGAGGTCGACCAACTCGAAGAAAAAGACGTCCTCTATGATCTCTACACACTATCTCACATATCTCTGATTCTCATTGCAAACGACGAGCAGGAGTTTTACTCGAACCTCGGCGATCGCCTCTACAGTCGGCTCACCGGCAGCGAGAGGGTCCAATTCGATCCATACTCTCTCGATGAAATCGTTGCCATTCTCGATGCGAGAGCCAATTCGGGGCTTGCAAACGGGGTTGTTTCGCCCGCGCAGATGGAACTGATAGCTGACCGAGCTGCTGGGGACGCTCGCGTTGCAATCGGAATTCTCCGAACGGCCGCTCGCAAAGCTCATCGCGACGGCACTGGGTGTCTCACCACTGAAATCATCGAAGCGGCGGTTCCCGATACTCGCTCGGAGCTTCGACAGAAAACGATCGAACAGCTCTCGCATGATCAACAGATGCTCTACGAGATCATCGAAGAACATGGGGAGACGACACCGGGGACACTCTACGAAGCGTACGAACAGCGCTGTGACGATCCAAAGTCTAGACGGAGCGTTCGGAACTACCTGGGGAAGATGGAACACTACCATCTGATCGATGCCGAGGGCGAAAAGCGAGCCCGGGTCTACCGACTTTCGGAAAGCGCTTTCGGAGCCCAGAATTCCTAA